ACACAGCCCTTAAGCGGAAATATAAATATTCAGGGCGAAATATTCTACGTTCCCCAGATGTTTGGAAACTTTAATCACTTAACGATCTCAGAGTGCTTGAAAATAGATCAAAAGCTCAATGCACTTGACAAAATAACAAACGGAGAGGTCGATGAAAAATATTTTGAAATTTTAAATGACGACTGGGACATTGAGGAACGCTGTCAGAATACCCTGCAATATTGGGGACTTCAGGATTTTGATTTGAATCAAAAACTAGAGGGATTAAGCGGCGGGCAGAAGACAAAGGTTTTTCTGGCCGGAATTCAAATTAATCATCCTGACATTATTATTTTGGATGAGCCTACTAATCACCTGGATCTGGAGGGAAGAAAACTATTGTATGACCTTATAGAAAAAATAAGTGCGACGGTTATTATTGTAAGCCACGACAGATCACTGTTGAATCTGGTTGATACTATATTTGAACTAAGCAACCAGGGAATCACTGCCTATGGCGGAAACTTCGATTTCTATACAGAGCAGAAAGAAGTTGAAGAGGAGGCTTTACATAATGATATCAATGCCAAGGAACGTGCTTTAAAAAAGGCAAAAGAAAAGGAGCGGGAAACCTTGGAGCGTAAACAAAAGCTCGATGCAAGGGGAAAACAGAAACAGGAGAAATCGGGAGTTGCCAGAATTATGATGAACACGCTCCGGAACAATGCAGAAAAAAATACCTCTAAGCTGAAAAATATACATGCTGAGAAGATCAATGATATTTCAGGAGATCTGCGGGATCTGCGTTCTACTGTAAGGAACTTTGATCAAATGAAAGTGAATTTTAATGATTCCAGCCTGCATTCTGGTAAGCTTTTATTAGCTGTGGAGAATATCAATTTTAAATATAGAACGGATAAGCTTTGGGCTGAAAATCTTAACCTTGAAGTTCGAAGTGGAGACAGAATTTCCATTAAGGGATCAAACGGATCCGGGAAGACTACCTTGATAAAGCTTTTATTAGGAAACATTGAGCCTTTTGAGGGGAAAGTAAGCAGGGCAGAATTCCAAAGCATTTATGTTGATCAGGAATATTCCTTAATTAATCCTGAATTAACGGTTTATGATTTTATTCAGACCTTTAATGACAGTGCGTTACAAGAATCGGAAGTAAAGACCTTGTTATCGAGATTTTTGTTTGGTAAGGAAACTTGGGATAAAAAATGTGAATTCCTTAGTGGTGGAGAGCGTTTAAGATTACTTCTGTGTGGGCTTTCAATAAGCAATAAAGCTCCGGATTTAATTATTTTAGATGAGCCAACGAACAATCTGGATCTGCAGAATGTGGAGATTCTGACCAACTCTATTAAAGATTATCACGGAACTCTATTGGTGATTTCCCATGATGAGATTTTTCTTGATGAGATTGGAATTGGTGGGGAAGTAGTGTTGAAATAACGAACAATTTTTTTGCGGATTGTATAAAACTCAATAAAAGCGGACTTTAGTCCGCTTTCTGTTATTTCTTTGTCTTTTTAATGGCAT
This genomic interval from Chryseobacterium joostei contains the following:
- a CDS encoding ABC-F family ATP-binding cassette domain-containing protein produces the protein MILLQNISFGFPGGNLLFNHINFTIQSHTKSALVGSNGMGKSTLLKIIAHETQPLSGNINIQGEIFYVPQMFGNFNHLTISECLKIDQKLNALDKITNGEVDEKYFEILNDDWDIEERCQNTLQYWGLQDFDLNQKLEGLSGGQKTKVFLAGIQINHPDIIILDEPTNHLDLEGRKLLYDLIEKISATVIIVSHDRSLLNLVDTIFELSNQGITAYGGNFDFYTEQKEVEEEALHNDINAKERALKKAKEKERETLERKQKLDARGKQKQEKSGVARIMMNTLRNNAEKNTSKLKNIHAEKINDISGDLRDLRSTVRNFDQMKVNFNDSSLHSGKLLLAVENINFKYRTDKLWAENLNLEVRSGDRISIKGSNGSGKTTLIKLLLGNIEPFEGKVSRAEFQSIYVDQEYSLINPELTVYDFIQTFNDSALQESEVKTLLSRFLFGKETWDKKCEFLSGGERLRLLLCGLSISNKAPDLIILDEPTNNLDLQNVEILTNSIKDYHGTLLVISHDEIFLDEIGIGGEVVLK